The following proteins come from a genomic window of Achromobacter deleyi:
- a CDS encoding alpha/beta fold hydrolase: MSAVPAPEPAALADVRAAGRDLRLEYQWIAAARHDAPLLVFLHEGLGSVSMWKDWPRQACAAAGCRGLVYSRYGYGRSTPLAAGERRPVDFMHREAADALPALLAALGIDASRDRPVLFGHSDGGSIALLYAALHPGAVAGVVAAAPHIFVEDRTVAHIEQARQAYRDTDLRARLARHHDDVDSAFRGWNDVWLDPAFRRWNIEAHLPRIRCPVLAMQGVDDEYGTLEQIRGIRRAAPQTQLLEIPDCRHSPHKDQPATVIQAIAGFVGALDQPGRPTGSP; the protein is encoded by the coding sequence ATGAGCGCCGTGCCCGCTCCCGAGCCCGCTGCCCTGGCCGACGTGCGCGCGGCGGGCCGCGACCTGCGCCTGGAATACCAGTGGATCGCGGCGGCGCGCCACGACGCGCCGCTGCTGGTGTTCCTGCACGAAGGGCTGGGGTCCGTGTCGATGTGGAAGGACTGGCCGCGGCAGGCCTGCGCCGCCGCCGGCTGCCGCGGGCTGGTCTATTCGCGCTACGGCTATGGCCGCTCCACGCCGCTGGCCGCCGGTGAAAGGCGCCCGGTCGACTTCATGCACCGCGAGGCGGCCGACGCGCTGCCCGCGCTGCTCGCCGCGCTCGGCATCGACGCCAGCCGCGATCGGCCCGTCCTGTTCGGCCACAGCGATGGCGGCTCCATTGCGCTGCTCTACGCCGCCCTGCATCCCGGCGCGGTGGCGGGCGTGGTGGCGGCCGCGCCACACATCTTCGTCGAGGACCGCACCGTGGCGCACATCGAACAGGCGCGCCAGGCTTACCGGGACACGGACCTGCGCGCGCGGCTGGCGCGCCATCACGATGACGTCGATTCGGCCTTCCGCGGCTGGAACGACGTCTGGCTGGACCCGGCCTTCCGCCGCTGGAACATCGAGGCGCACCTGCCCCGCATCCGCTGCCCCGTCCTGGCGATGCAGGGCGTGGACGACGAGTACGGCACGCTCGAACAGATACGCGGTATCCGGCGCGCCGCGCCGCAGACGCAACTGCTGGAGATTCCCGACTGCCGCCATTCGCCGCACAAGGACCAGCCCGCCACCGTTATCCAGGCCATCGCCGGCTTCGTCGGCGCGCTGGACCAACCCGGCCGCCCCACCGGCAGCCCATGA
- the boxA gene encoding benzoyl-CoA 2,3-epoxidase subunit BoxA — translation MNAALPVEVLKQHLIDPEICIRCNTCEETCPIDAITHDSNNYVVDPDICNGCMACVPPCPTGSIDNWRLVVRAEAYSLQDQLGWDELPREQPLPNAAVAAAPEAQAASEVAPAAAAVVPPVTSVTPGASVPPWSAAHPYVNLYTHKTPVTATVVGNYRVTGVDTDSDIHHIVLDFGELPFPVLEGQSIGILPPGADAQGRPHHARQYSLASPRDGERAGYNNLSLTVKRVTEDHQGQSAHGVCSNYLCDLAKNDTVQVIGPFGHTFLMPNHPRANLIMICTGTGSAPMRAMTERYRRRIETGENGRLLLFFGARTERELPYFGPLMKLPRDFIDINLALSRESGQPKRYVQDLIRERAAAVRELLADRNTCIYVCGLKGMEVGVLDALREVAVQAGQDWTILHDVLRREGRLHFETY, via the coding sequence ATGAACGCCGCCCTGCCCGTAGAAGTCCTGAAGCAGCACCTGATCGATCCCGAGATCTGCATCCGCTGCAACACCTGCGAAGAAACCTGTCCGATCGACGCGATCACGCACGACAGCAACAACTACGTGGTCGACCCGGATATCTGCAACGGCTGCATGGCTTGCGTGCCGCCGTGCCCGACCGGCTCGATCGACAACTGGCGGCTGGTGGTGCGCGCCGAGGCCTACTCGTTGCAGGACCAGCTGGGCTGGGACGAACTGCCGCGCGAGCAGCCCTTGCCCAACGCCGCGGTGGCCGCGGCGCCGGAAGCGCAGGCGGCCAGCGAAGTGGCGCCAGCCGCCGCCGCTGTCGTGCCACCCGTGACGTCGGTGACGCCCGGCGCCAGCGTGCCGCCGTGGTCCGCCGCGCATCCCTACGTCAACCTCTACACCCACAAGACGCCGGTGACCGCCACCGTCGTCGGCAACTACCGTGTCACCGGCGTCGACACCGACAGTGATATCCACCACATCGTGCTGGACTTCGGCGAGCTGCCGTTCCCGGTGCTGGAGGGCCAGTCCATCGGCATCCTGCCGCCCGGCGCCGACGCCCAGGGCCGGCCGCATCACGCGCGCCAGTACTCGCTGGCCAGCCCGCGCGATGGCGAGCGCGCCGGCTACAACAACCTGTCGCTGACGGTAAAGCGCGTCACCGAGGACCACCAGGGCCAGTCGGCGCACGGCGTGTGTTCCAACTACCTGTGCGACCTGGCCAAGAACGACACCGTGCAGGTGATCGGGCCGTTCGGCCATACCTTCCTGATGCCGAACCACCCGCGCGCCAACCTCATCATGATCTGCACCGGCACCGGTTCTGCGCCGATGCGCGCCATGACCGAGCGCTACCGCCGCCGCATCGAGACCGGCGAGAACGGCCGGCTGCTGCTGTTCTTCGGCGCCCGCACCGAACGCGAACTGCCGTATTTCGGCCCGCTGATGAAACTGCCGCGCGACTTCATCGACATCAACCTGGCGCTGTCGCGCGAGAGCGGCCAGCCCAAGCGCTACGTGCAGGACCTGATCCGTGAACGCGCCGCCGCCGTGCGCGAACTGCTGGCCGATCGCAATACCTGCATCTACGTTTGCGGCCTGAAGGGCATGGAAGTCGGCGTGCTGGACGCCTTGCGCGAGGTGGCAGTGCAAGCGGGACAGGATTGGACTATCCTGCACGATGTGCTGCGCCGCGAGGGGCGGCTGCACTTCGAGACCTATTGA
- the boxC gene encoding 2,3-epoxybenzoyl-CoA dihydrolase, with amino-acid sequence MSSTASKVDFRTDPTQYRHWRLSFDGPVATLAMDVAEDGGLRPGYKLKLNSYDLGVDIELHDALQRIRFEHPEVRSVVVTSMKDRIFCSGANIFMLGLSSHAWKVNFCKFTNETRNGIEDSSRHSGLKFIAALNGACAGGGYELALACDEILLIDDRSSSVALPEVPLLGVLPGTGGLTRVTDKRRVRHDHADIFCTLVEGVRGQRAKDWRLVDDVVKPAQFEAAVRERALALATGSQRPVGETGVALTPLAREESADALSYRYVDVRLDRDKRQATWTVRAPQGAVESELADILAAGAAWWPLQMARELDDAILSLRTNELDIGTWILKTEGDAQAVLAADAALQRHADHWFVRETAGLLRRTLARLDVTSRSLFALVEPGSCFAGTLLELALAADRGYMLDSDGEEHDAAHLIVGEANFGAYPMVNGQSRLQRRFHEETASLEAVRARAGQPLAARDALELGLVTYAPDSIDWDDEVRMMLEERRALSPDALTGLEANLRFGGRETMETRIFGRLTAWQNWIFNRPNAAGEKGALKLYGKGEQATFDWNRV; translated from the coding sequence ATGAGCAGCACCGCCAGCAAGGTCGACTTTCGGACCGATCCCACCCAGTACCGTCATTGGCGCCTGTCGTTCGATGGCCCGGTCGCCACGCTGGCGATGGACGTGGCCGAAGACGGCGGCCTGCGTCCCGGCTACAAGCTCAAGCTCAATTCCTACGACCTGGGCGTGGACATCGAGCTGCACGACGCGTTGCAACGCATCCGCTTCGAGCACCCCGAGGTGCGCAGCGTGGTCGTCACCAGCATGAAGGACCGCATCTTCTGTTCGGGCGCCAACATCTTCATGCTGGGCCTGTCCTCGCACGCCTGGAAGGTGAACTTCTGCAAGTTCACCAACGAAACCCGCAACGGCATCGAGGATTCCAGCCGCCACAGCGGCCTGAAGTTCATCGCCGCCCTGAACGGCGCCTGCGCCGGCGGCGGCTACGAGCTGGCCCTGGCCTGCGACGAGATCCTGCTGATCGACGACCGCTCATCCTCGGTCGCGTTGCCCGAAGTACCCCTGCTGGGCGTGCTGCCCGGCACCGGCGGCCTGACCCGCGTCACCGACAAGCGCCGCGTGCGCCACGATCACGCCGACATCTTCTGCACCCTGGTCGAAGGCGTGCGTGGCCAGCGCGCCAAGGACTGGCGCCTGGTCGACGACGTGGTCAAGCCGGCACAGTTCGAGGCCGCGGTGCGCGAGCGCGCGCTGGCGCTGGCCACCGGCAGCCAGCGTCCGGTCGGCGAGACCGGCGTGGCGCTGACGCCGCTGGCGCGCGAGGAAAGCGCCGATGCCTTGTCGTACCGCTACGTCGACGTGCGGCTGGACCGCGACAAGCGCCAGGCCACCTGGACCGTGCGCGCGCCGCAGGGGGCGGTGGAATCGGAACTGGCCGACATTCTGGCCGCGGGGGCGGCCTGGTGGCCGCTGCAGATGGCGCGCGAACTGGACGACGCCATCCTGTCGCTGCGCACCAACGAGCTGGACATCGGCACCTGGATCCTCAAGACCGAAGGCGACGCGCAGGCCGTGCTGGCGGCTGATGCCGCGCTGCAACGCCACGCCGATCACTGGTTCGTGCGCGAAACCGCCGGCCTGCTGCGCCGCACGCTGGCGCGCCTGGACGTCACCTCGCGCAGCCTGTTCGCGCTGGTCGAGCCGGGCTCGTGCTTTGCGGGCACGCTGCTGGAACTGGCGCTGGCCGCCGACCGGGGCTACATGCTCGACAGCGACGGCGAAGAGCACGATGCGGCCCACCTGATCGTGGGCGAGGCCAACTTCGGCGCCTATCCGATGGTCAACGGCCAGAGCCGCCTGCAGCGCCGCTTCCACGAGGAAACGGCGTCGCTGGAAGCGGTGCGGGCCCGCGCCGGCCAGCCGCTGGCAGCGCGCGACGCGCTGGAACTGGGGCTGGTGACCTACGCGCCCGACAGCATCGACTGGGACGACGAAGTGCGCATGATGCTGGAAGAGCGCCGCGCGCTGTCGCCCGACGCGCTCACCGGCCTGGAAGCCAACCTGCGCTTCGGTGGCCGCGAAACCATGGAAACGCGCATCTTCGGCCGCCTGACCGCGTGGCAGAACTGGATCTTCAACCGCCCCAACGCGGCGGGCGAGAAGGGCGCGCTCAAGCTGTACGGCAAGGGCGAACAGGCGACGTTCGATTGGAACCGCGTCTAG
- a CDS encoding helix-turn-helix transcriptional regulator, whose protein sequence is MNQALDAAPTEPRREAFLVALGERVRRLRAIRGMTRKGLSQVTGVSERHLANLEHGVGNASILVLLQIAKAFNCALAELVGDVTTESPDWLLIRELLSGRTESDLQRAREALTQLFGVGAGAQRPNRTQRVALIGLRGAGKSTLGQMLADDLGYPFVELNREIERVAGCSILEIHNLYGPNAYRRYERRALEEAVQIYPEMVLATPGGLVSEPATLNLLLAHCYTVWLRATPEEHMGRVMAQGDFRPMSGNNEAMADLKRILAGREAFYAKADLTWVTSHLEVQESFAGLRTQVRKACGLPL, encoded by the coding sequence ATGAATCAAGCGCTAGACGCGGCGCCAACCGAACCCAGGCGGGAAGCTTTCCTGGTGGCATTGGGCGAGCGGGTGCGCCGCCTGCGGGCCATCCGCGGCATGACGCGCAAGGGCCTGTCGCAGGTGACCGGCGTGTCCGAGCGGCACCTGGCCAATCTCGAGCACGGCGTGGGCAATGCCTCGATCCTGGTGCTGCTGCAGATCGCCAAGGCCTTCAACTGCGCGCTGGCCGAGCTGGTCGGCGACGTCACCACCGAATCGCCCGACTGGCTGCTGATCCGCGAACTGCTCAGCGGCCGCACCGAGTCCGACCTGCAGCGCGCCCGCGAGGCGCTGACGCAGCTGTTCGGCGTGGGCGCCGGCGCGCAGCGGCCCAACCGCACCCAGCGCGTGGCGCTGATCGGCCTGCGCGGCGCCGGCAAATCGACGTTGGGGCAGATGCTGGCCGATGACCTGGGCTACCCGTTCGTCGAGCTGAACCGCGAGATCGAGCGCGTGGCCGGCTGCAGCATCCTGGAAATCCATAACCTCTACGGCCCCAACGCCTACCGCCGCTACGAGCGGCGGGCGCTGGAAGAGGCCGTGCAGATCTACCCGGAGATGGTGCTGGCCACCCCCGGCGGCCTGGTGTCCGAGCCGGCCACGCTCAACCTGCTGCTGGCGCACTGCTACACGGTCTGGCTGCGCGCCACGCCCGAGGAGCACATGGGCCGGGTGATGGCGCAGGGCGATTTCCGCCCCATGTCCGGCAACAACGAAGCCATGGCCGACCTCAAGCGCATCCTGGCCGGGCGCGAGGCCTTCTACGCCAAGGCCGACCTGACCTGGGTCACCAGCCACCTTGAGGTGCAGGAGAGCTTCGCCGGCTTGCGCACTCAGGTGCGCAAGGCCTGCGGCCTGCCGTTGTAG
- a CDS encoding benzoate-CoA ligase family protein — protein sequence MNACPAELNFASHLAALNAPRAAKLAYIDDTRQLTYGDLAERVARMAGALRQLGLRREERILLLMQDTADWPVVFLGALHAGVVPVAVNTLLTPDDYAYILDHSRVRAAFVSENLLPTLQTALAQAPGEIEHLVVSRPAAAPPAGAHDLDALLAAAPLAPAARTLSDEIAFWLYSSGSTGKPKGVVHTHGNLWHTAELYAKPVLGIREDDVAFSAAKLFFAYGLGNGLTFPLSVGATVVLMAERPTPQAVFQRLVRHRPTVFYGVPTLYASMLAAPDLPPREQVAMRVCTSAGEALPRDIGERFQRHFGCDILDGIGSTEMLHIFISNRAGQLRYGTTGKPVPGYEVQLRDDNGAPVAAGAIGDLYIKGPSAALMYWNNRDKTRQCFLGDWLKSGDKYICDADGYYTYAGRSDDMIKVSGQYVSPVEVENVLVQHEAVLEAAVIGVPDHDGLVKTKAYVVLRPGYAPDASTGADLQRYVKQHLAPFKYPRQIDFTDELPKTATGKIQRFRLRQLEQVTP from the coding sequence GTGAATGCCTGCCCCGCCGAACTGAACTTCGCCAGCCACCTGGCCGCCTTGAACGCGCCGCGCGCCGCCAAGCTGGCCTACATCGACGACACCCGCCAGCTCACCTACGGCGACCTGGCCGAGCGCGTGGCGCGCATGGCGGGCGCGCTGCGCCAGCTGGGGCTGCGGCGCGAGGAGCGCATCCTGCTGCTGATGCAGGACACGGCCGACTGGCCGGTGGTGTTCCTGGGCGCGCTGCATGCGGGCGTGGTGCCGGTGGCCGTGAACACCCTGCTGACGCCGGACGACTACGCCTACATCCTCGATCACAGCCGGGTGCGGGCCGCCTTCGTCTCCGAGAACCTGCTGCCGACACTGCAAACCGCGCTGGCACAGGCGCCCGGCGAGATCGAACACCTGGTGGTGTCGCGCCCCGCGGCAGCGCCGCCGGCCGGTGCGCACGACCTCGACGCGCTGCTGGCCGCCGCGCCGCTGGCGCCGGCCGCGCGCACGCTGTCCGATGAGATCGCCTTCTGGCTCTATTCGTCGGGCTCCACCGGCAAACCCAAGGGCGTGGTCCACACCCATGGCAACCTGTGGCACACCGCCGAGCTGTACGCCAAGCCGGTGCTGGGCATCCGCGAGGACGACGTGGCGTTCTCGGCGGCCAAGCTGTTCTTCGCCTACGGGCTGGGCAACGGCCTGACCTTTCCGTTGTCGGTCGGCGCCACCGTCGTGCTGATGGCCGAGCGGCCCACGCCGCAGGCCGTGTTCCAGCGCCTGGTGCGGCACCGCCCGACCGTGTTCTACGGCGTGCCGACGCTGTACGCCAGCATGCTGGCCGCGCCCGACCTGCCGCCGCGCGAGCAGGTGGCGATGCGCGTCTGCACTTCCGCCGGCGAAGCCCTGCCGCGCGACATCGGCGAACGCTTCCAGCGCCATTTCGGCTGTGACATCCTGGACGGCATCGGCTCGACCGAGATGCTGCACATCTTCATCTCCAACCGCGCCGGCCAGCTGCGCTACGGCACCACCGGCAAGCCGGTGCCCGGCTACGAGGTGCAATTGCGCGACGACAATGGCGCGCCGGTGGCCGCCGGCGCCATCGGCGACCTCTACATCAAGGGTCCCAGCGCCGCGCTGATGTACTGGAACAACCGCGACAAGACGCGCCAGTGCTTCCTGGGCGACTGGCTCAAGAGCGGCGACAAGTACATCTGCGATGCCGACGGCTACTACACCTATGCCGGCCGCAGCGACGACATGATCAAGGTCAGCGGCCAGTACGTGTCGCCGGTCGAGGTCGAGAACGTGCTGGTGCAGCACGAGGCGGTGCTGGAAGCCGCCGTGATCGGCGTGCCGGACCATGACGGGCTGGTCAAGACCAAGGCCTACGTGGTGCTGCGGCCCGGCTACGCGCCGGACGCGAGCACCGGCGCCGATCTGCAGCGCTATGTGAAGCAGCACCTGGCGCCCTTCAAGTATCCGCGCCAGATCGACTTCACCGACGAGCTGCCCAAGACCGCCACCGGCAAGATCCAGCGCTTCCGCCTGCGCCAGCTGGAACAGGTCACGCCATGA
- a CDS encoding ABC transporter substrate-binding protein translates to MTHALTRAALGAALMLAASGALAADKLKVGFMLPYSGTFAALGTAIENGFKLYVAEQGGKLGGREIEYFKVDDESNPSKAAENANRLIKRDQVDVLIGTVHSGVAMALAKAAKDADTTLIVTNAGANAITGPLCGPGIFRTSFTNWQPAYAMGPVAKARGHKTAVTITWKYAAGDEAIGGFKEGFEQAGGKVVKELSLPFPNVEFQSLLTEIAALKPDMVFTFFAGGGAVKFVQDYHAAGLDKTIPLYGSGFLTDGTLQAQGASAQGLLTTLHYADGLNTPRDNAFRADYSKAYSMQPDVYAVQGYDAAQLMQSGLAAVKGDFGKKAEFREAMRGATVDSPRGAFTLSKAGNPVQDIYLRRVDGLENKVVDVAVRKLADPARGCKL, encoded by the coding sequence ATGACCCACGCCCTGACCCGGGCCGCGCTAGGCGCGGCGCTGATGCTGGCCGCAAGCGGCGCCCTGGCCGCCGACAAGCTCAAAGTCGGCTTCATGCTGCCCTACAGCGGCACCTTCGCCGCGCTCGGCACCGCCATCGAGAACGGCTTCAAGCTGTATGTGGCCGAACAGGGCGGCAAGCTCGGCGGGCGCGAGATCGAATACTTCAAGGTGGACGACGAATCCAACCCGTCCAAGGCCGCCGAGAACGCCAACCGCCTGATCAAACGCGACCAGGTCGACGTGCTGATCGGCACCGTGCACTCGGGCGTGGCGATGGCGCTGGCCAAGGCCGCCAAGGACGCCGACACCACGCTGATCGTGACCAACGCGGGCGCCAACGCCATCACCGGCCCGCTGTGCGGCCCCGGCATCTTCCGCACCTCGTTCACCAACTGGCAGCCGGCCTATGCCATGGGCCCGGTGGCCAAGGCGCGCGGCCACAAGACGGCGGTCACCATCACCTGGAAGTACGCGGCCGGCGACGAGGCCATCGGCGGCTTCAAGGAAGGCTTCGAGCAGGCCGGCGGCAAGGTGGTCAAGGAACTCAGCCTGCCCTTCCCCAACGTCGAATTCCAGTCGCTGCTGACCGAGATCGCCGCGCTCAAGCCCGACATGGTGTTCACCTTCTTCGCCGGCGGCGGCGCGGTGAAATTCGTGCAGGACTATCACGCGGCGGGACTGGACAAGACCATTCCGCTGTACGGCTCGGGCTTTCTCACCGACGGCACGCTGCAGGCGCAGGGCGCGTCGGCGCAGGGGCTGCTGACCACGCTGCACTACGCCGACGGCCTGAACACGCCGCGCGACAACGCCTTCCGCGCCGATTACAGCAAGGCTTACAGCATGCAGCCGGACGTCTACGCGGTACAGGGCTACGACGCCGCGCAGCTGATGCAGTCGGGGCTGGCGGCGGTCAAGGGCGACTTCGGCAAGAAGGCGGAATTCCGCGAGGCCATGCGCGGCGCCACGGTCGACAGCCCGCGCGGCGCCTTCACGCTGTCCAAGGCCGGCAACCCGGTGCAGGACATCTACCTGCGCCGCGTCGACGGCCTGGAAAACAAGGTGGTGGACGTGGCCGTGCGCAAGCTGGCCGACCCCGCCCGCGGCTGCAAGCTCTAG
- a CDS encoding DUF4863 family protein: protein MSTPERFHALMRQVTGLMAGQALDAALQQRLNQEAGPDSALYADIFATCRQGVADGWMCDREGGGIRYGRVIKPAEDLGGCSVDVVDMDDLAGPHHAHPNGEIDMIMPLTDAARFDGHGAGWLVYGPGSAHRPTVTQGRALVLYLLPGGAIDFTRP, encoded by the coding sequence GTGAGCACGCCAGAACGATTCCACGCCCTGATGCGCCAGGTGACGGGCCTGATGGCCGGCCAGGCGCTGGACGCCGCCCTGCAGCAGCGCCTGAACCAGGAGGCCGGCCCCGACAGCGCGCTGTACGCCGACATCTTCGCCACCTGTAGGCAGGGCGTGGCCGACGGCTGGATGTGCGACCGCGAAGGCGGCGGCATCCGCTACGGCCGCGTCATCAAGCCGGCCGAGGACCTGGGCGGCTGTTCGGTCGACGTGGTCGACATGGACGACCTGGCCGGCCCGCACCACGCCCATCCCAACGGCGAGATCGACATGATCATGCCGCTGACCGACGCGGCGCGCTTCGACGGCCACGGCGCCGGCTGGCTGGTCTACGGCCCCGGCAGCGCCCACCGCCCCACCGTGACGCAGGGACGCGCGCTGGTGCTGTACCTGCTGCCCGGCGGCGCCATCGATTTCACACGCCCATAA
- the boxB gene encoding benzoyl-CoA 2,3-epoxidase subunit BoxB, whose translation MSGINYSDKIPNNVNLSGDRTLQRALEHWQPNYLQWWQDMGPDGSHGFDVYLRTAVSVEPDGWAHFNHVRMPDYRWGIFLAPQDGQRKIHFGENMGRDVWQDVPGEHRANLRRIIVTQGDTEPASIEQQRHLGLTAPSQYDLRNLFQINVEEGRHLWAMVYLLHRYFGRDGREEADALLQRTSGDSDNPRILGAFNEKTPDWLAFYMFTYFTDRDGKFQLCALAESSFDPLARTTKFMLTEEAHHMFVGESGISRVIQRTCEVMNQLKTDDPAAVRAAGVIDLPTIQRYLNFHYSVTIDLFGADQSSNAAIFYGSGLKGRYEESKRTDDHQLKNDTYRVLSVDNGRLREIEVPMLNALNEVLRDDFIRDSVAGIGRWNKVIEKSGIAFRLQVPHKAFNRQIGTLAGIRMSPEGEILSEAQWQAHRHQWLPTPEDRAFVASLMGRVTEPGKFANWIAPPVMGINRQPVNFEYVRFN comes from the coding sequence ATGTCAGGCATCAACTACAGCGACAAGATCCCCAATAACGTCAACCTGTCCGGCGACCGCACGCTGCAACGCGCGCTGGAACATTGGCAGCCCAACTACCTGCAATGGTGGCAGGACATGGGCCCGGACGGCTCGCACGGCTTCGACGTCTACCTGCGCACCGCCGTCAGCGTCGAGCCCGACGGCTGGGCCCACTTCAACCACGTGCGCATGCCCGATTACCGCTGGGGCATCTTCCTGGCGCCGCAGGACGGCCAGCGCAAGATCCACTTCGGCGAGAACATGGGCCGCGACGTGTGGCAGGACGTGCCGGGCGAACACCGCGCCAACCTGCGCCGCATCATCGTCACGCAGGGCGATACCGAGCCCGCCTCGATCGAGCAGCAGCGCCACCTGGGCCTGACCGCGCCGTCGCAGTACGACCTGCGCAACCTGTTCCAGATCAACGTCGAGGAAGGCCGCCACCTGTGGGCCATGGTCTATCTGCTGCACCGCTACTTCGGCCGCGACGGCCGCGAAGAGGCCGACGCGCTGCTGCAGCGCACCTCCGGCGATTCCGACAACCCGCGCATCCTGGGCGCCTTCAACGAGAAGACGCCGGACTGGCTGGCGTTCTACATGTTCACCTACTTCACCGACCGCGACGGCAAGTTCCAGCTGTGCGCGCTGGCCGAATCCAGCTTCGACCCGCTGGCCCGCACCACCAAGTTCATGCTGACCGAAGAGGCGCACCACATGTTTGTGGGCGAATCCGGCATCTCTCGCGTGATCCAGCGCACCTGCGAAGTGATGAACCAGTTGAAGACCGACGACCCGGCCGCGGTGCGCGCCGCCGGCGTGATCGACCTGCCGACCATCCAGCGCTACCTGAATTTCCACTACAGCGTCACCATCGACCTGTTCGGCGCCGACCAGTCGTCCAACGCCGCCATCTTCTACGGCTCGGGCCTGAAGGGCCGCTACGAAGAGAGCAAGCGCACCGACGACCACCAGCTCAAGAATGACACCTACCGTGTGCTGTCCGTCGACAACGGCCGGCTGCGCGAGATCGAGGTGCCGATGCTGAACGCGCTGAACGAAGTGCTGCGCGACGACTTCATCCGCGACTCGGTGGCCGGCATCGGCCGCTGGAACAAGGTCATCGAGAAGAGCGGCATCGCCTTCCGCCTGCAGGTGCCGCACAAGGCCTTCAACCGCCAGATCGGCACGCTCGCCGGCATCCGCATGTCGCCCGAGGGCGAGATCCTGTCCGAAGCGCAGTGGCAGGCGCATCGCCATCAATGGCTGCCCACGCCCGAGGACCGCGCGTTCGTCGCCTCGCTGATGGGCCGCGTGACCGAGCCGGGCAAGTTCGCCAACTGGATCGCGCCGCCGGTCATGGGCATCAACCGCCAGCCCGTGAACTTCGAGTACGTACGTTTCAACTAA
- a CDS encoding MaoC family dehydratase: MKFADFKDGMLIKAGPVTITEAEILEFARKFDPQWFHTDVQRAAEGRWGGLIASGWHTCALAMRMAVDAALHDSESFGSPGLGEVRWRMPVRPGDQLRLEARVQGARTSSSRPDLGIITWSWTVINQHDEGVLELDATSLFDLSGE, encoded by the coding sequence ATGAAGTTCGCAGATTTCAAGGACGGCATGCTGATCAAGGCCGGCCCGGTCACCATCACGGAAGCCGAAATCCTCGAGTTCGCCCGCAAGTTCGACCCGCAGTGGTTCCACACCGACGTCCAGCGCGCCGCCGAAGGCCGCTGGGGCGGCCTCATCGCCAGCGGCTGGCACACCTGCGCGCTGGCGATGCGCATGGCGGTGGACGCCGCGCTACACGATTCGGAATCGTTCGGCTCGCCCGGCCTGGGCGAAGTGCGCTGGCGCATGCCGGTGCGTCCCGGCGACCAGCTGCGCCTGGAAGCGCGGGTGCAGGGCGCGCGCACCTCGTCCTCGCGTCCCGACCTGGGCATCATCACCTGGTCCTGGACGGTGATCAACCAGCACGACGAAGGCGTGCTGGAACTGGACGCCACCAGCCTGTTCGACCTGTCGGGGGAATGA